The genomic window GGATAAAAATATTTTTCACATTTTTCTTTTGAATATTCTAATTTATTCAAATCTCCACCAGCAGAAAATTTACCAATATCTCCCAGTCTTTTTTCTTCCCACTCAGGGAATTCACTTCCATCATCAGCTTTAAATCTAATCTCTTGATTAAATATTTTATTCATTACACCTTTTTTATATTCTTGAAGTAATGTTTCTTTTTTTGTTAATTGTTCTATTTTTGTATCAATTGAGGTTAGAAAAGAAGCTATTTTTTCTTGCTCTTGTTTTCCTGAGATATAAATTCTTATTTTTGATAAATCTGTCGAATTTATAGCTGGATAACTTGTACCTGTACATCTTAATAAAACTTTATTCACAAAATTATCAGTATGAAGTTTCTGATATAAAAATTCAGATGATTCATTTGCTCTTATTTGAGCATAACCTGTCGAAGCAACATACTCACCATCTAATTTAAAAAAGTAATTATTCTTTTGATAGGGTCGAACTGTTTGAAATAAAATATCATTAATTGACAATAATCTTTGTGCTCTACTTGGTGCTTCATCTTTTATTATTTCATTTGATTTTACAAGTAAACCCTTTTCAACACTCTCTAAATCTATATAAATAAACTTATTTGGTAATTCTTTTGTTTTTGGATTAATTATAGAAGTTTCTTTTAATTCTTTTTCTTCCCAATCTCCACTAAACTCACTGAATCTCAATTTAGGTATTTTACTCATAACAACATCCTAAAAAGGTGTAGAGATATTTAATTCTCTACAAAACGATGCAATAGTTTCATTTGTTGCTTTCATATCATCTTCTAAAGCTTTTAAATCATTTGAAACTCTATTCAAATCAATAACATCATCTTCTTCAAAAGTATCAACATATCTTGGGATATTTAGATTGTAGTCATTTTCTTTTATCTCTTGTAAACTGGCTTTATAAGAGTATTTATCTTCTTCTTTTCTGTTTGTATAAGTATCAATGATTTTTTCAATATCTTCATCTCTTAAAACATTTTGATTTTTTACCTTTTCAAAGTGTTTTGAAGCATCTATAAATAAAACATCAGCACTATCTTCACGACACTTTTTAAAGACCAAAATACAAGTAGGAATAGAAGTTCCATAAAAAATATTTGCAGGTAATCCAATAACAGCATCAAGATAGTTTCTATCTTCAATCAAATATTCTCTTATATGTCCTTCTGCACCTCCACGAAAAAGTACACCATGGGGAAGAACTACTGCCATAGTTCCATTATCATCAAGATGATAAATCATATGTTGTACAAAAGCAAAATCAGCCTTTGAAGATGGCGCAAGGCGTCCGTATTGAGAAAATCTATCATCACTCAGGTGAAGTGGATTTGCTGACCATTGGGCTGAAAATGGTGGATTTGCAACGATGGCTTCAAATTTTTTATCTAAGTGTTGTGGATGTTCTAGTGTATCTTCTTGTTTTAAGTCAAACTTTCGATAGTGAACATCGTGCATTATCATATTCATACGAGCAAGGTTGAATGTGGTTCTATTTAACTCTTGTCCATAAAAGTTTGATACATCTTTAACCTCTTTTGCTACACGAAGAAGAAGTGAACCTGAACCACAAGTTGGGTCATAAACTGATTTTAGTTTTGTTTTTCCAGAAGTTACGATTTTAGCAAGGATTTTTGAAACTGCTTGAGGTGTATAAAACTCCCCTGCTTTTTTACCTGCATTTGAAGCAAACTGAGCAATTAAATACTCATAAGCATCACCTAAAACATCTCTATCGTGGTTTTTAAGTTCAAAGTTTATATTATCAAGGTGAGCTAAAACTTTTGCTATAAGAGTGTTTTTTTGCTCTTCACTACGACCAAGTTTTTTAGAAGTTAAATCAATATCAGAAAATAAATCTTCAAAATCATCTTCACTCTCATGCCCCATAGTTGAAGACTCAATATTTCGTAAAATTGTAGTCAAATCTTCAAGTATAAAGTTATTTGTATCGCCATTTCCCCTTTGTGCCACGGCAGAAAAAAGTTCATTTGGTTTTAAAAAATATCCAAGTTGTTCGATAGAATCTTCTTTAATAGCATCAAGGTATTGTGCATCTTTTTTTTCATCAAGTGAAGTATAGATAAGTTTATCTTCTTCTAAAAGGTCATTTGCATAGCTTTCCATTTTTTCAGATAGATACTTGTAAAAAATAAATCCAAGAATATAATCCCGAAACTCATCGGCATCCATTTTCCCTCTTAGGGTATTTGCTATATTCCATAGCTGTTGTTCTAATCTTCTTTTATTCTCTTCACCCATATTTGTATATATTTCCTTGATTATTAGTAATATTATTTTACTAAAACTAAGTAGTCAAAGGGCTAAGAAAAGATTTTAATTTGACAAAACACCCTCTTCTTTCAAACTCAAATATCCATCATTTGTGATTATCAAATGGTCAAGTAGTTCGATTCCTAATATCTTTCCACTCTCTTTTAATCTTTTTGTTACATTTATATCTTCATTGCTGGCTTCTAAAATTCCACTTGGATGATTATGAGCTACAATTATACTTGCGCATCTTTTTTCAATTGCGTAAGAAAATACTTCTCTTGGGTGAACTAGGCTTTGATTTAGGATTCCTATTGTTATTATTTTTGTTTGGATTAGATGATTTGCACCATCAAGATATAAAGCCAAAAAATACTCTTGTTGTTTATTTTGATACTCTTTTAACTCCAAATATACATCATTTGAACAGGTTATTTTTTTGTTTTGTTTGATTAAATATCTTTTTGATAATTCGATTGAACTTAATATTTGTGAGGCTTTTGCCATTCCTAAACCATGAATTGAAGATAATTTTTCTAAGCTTAGATTTTCAAAATCCTCTTCAAAAAGTTTTATGATTTCATGGGATAGTTTTATTACATCTTTGCCTTGAACTCCGCTTCCTAAAAGAACGGCTAAAAGTTCATAATCTTTTAGTGCAGTTGCACCTTTTTTGATAAGTTTTTCTCTTGGTTTATCTATGTTTTCTAGTTGTTTGATAGATTTCATAAACTTCTCCTTATTTGTTGAAGAAGTTTATCAAATATTTTTTAGTGCTTAAAAAAATATCTCAATTTGTTATATTTTATTCTTTGTTTGCAGTTGAGAAGATTAGTTTTGCTTCATCAAGAAGTTTTTGAGCGTCTTCTAACTCTTTTACACCTGTTTTATATACTTGAATTGAATCACTTAAAGTAATTTGTGGATTTGATAGTTTTTCTAAAAGCTCTTTTGCTTTTATGATTTTTTCTTCAAAATTTATTTGTTCTAACTCTTTTGTATCTTGCATTTATTTATCCTTTAGTATTTCTCTTACGTGGTCTTCAAACTTCTCAACTTCTACCAAAAACGAATCATGTCCCGATTGGCTTTGCACTAATTTATATGTTACTTTGTCTTCTCGACCTAGTTTTATCATTATATCTCGTATCTCTT from Arcobacter venerupis includes these protein-coding regions:
- a CDS encoding restriction endonuclease subunit S, yielding MSKIPKLRFSEFSGDWEEKELKETSIINPKTKELPNKFIYIDLESVEKGLLVKSNEIIKDEAPSRAQRLLSINDILFQTVRPYQKNNYFFKLDGEYVASTGYAQIRANESSEFLYQKLHTDNFVNKVLLRCTGTSYPAINSTDLSKIRIYISGKQEQEKIASFLTSIDTKIEQLTKKETLLQEYKKGVMNKIFNQEIRFKADDGSEFPEWEEKRLGDIGKFSAGGDLNKLEYSKEKCEKYFYPIYANGAGEGLYGFATTFQYKTNCVTVSGRGNLGYANLRKENFNAIVRLIVIEPKSNICSSFLKEIINNINFAIESTGVPQLTVPQISLYKAFFPCIQEQTKIANFLSSIDKKIELTTKELNSTKEFKKALLQQMFV
- a CDS encoding type I restriction-modification system subunit M; translated protein: MGEENKRRLEQQLWNIANTLRGKMDADEFRDYILGFIFYKYLSEKMESYANDLLEEDKLIYTSLDEKKDAQYLDAIKEDSIEQLGYFLKPNELFSAVAQRGNGDTNNFILEDLTTILRNIESSTMGHESEDDFEDLFSDIDLTSKKLGRSEEQKNTLIAKVLAHLDNINFELKNHDRDVLGDAYEYLIAQFASNAGKKAGEFYTPQAVSKILAKIVTSGKTKLKSVYDPTCGSGSLLLRVAKEVKDVSNFYGQELNRTTFNLARMNMIMHDVHYRKFDLKQEDTLEHPQHLDKKFEAIVANPPFSAQWSANPLHLSDDRFSQYGRLAPSSKADFAFVQHMIYHLDDNGTMAVVLPHGVLFRGGAEGHIREYLIEDRNYLDAVIGLPANIFYGTSIPTCILVFKKCREDSADVLFIDASKHFEKVKNQNVLRDEDIEKIIDTYTNRKEEDKYSYKASLQEIKENDYNLNIPRYVDTFEEDDVIDLNRVSNDLKALEDDMKATNETIASFCRELNISTPF
- the radC gene encoding RadC family protein, with translation MKSIKQLENIDKPREKLIKKGATALKDYELLAVLLGSGVQGKDVIKLSHEIIKLFEEDFENLSLEKLSSIHGLGMAKASQILSSIELSKRYLIKQNKKITCSNDVYLELKEYQNKQQEYFLALYLDGANHLIQTKIITIGILNQSLVHPREVFSYAIEKRCASIIVAHNHPSGILEASNEDINVTKRLKESGKILGIELLDHLIITNDGYLSLKEEGVLSN
- the xseB gene encoding exodeoxyribonuclease VII small subunit is translated as MQDTKELEQINFEEKIIKAKELLEKLSNPQITLSDSIQVYKTGVKELEDAQKLLDEAKLIFSTANKE